In Denitratisoma sp. DHT3, one DNA window encodes the following:
- the traE gene encoding type IV conjugative transfer system protein TraE, which produces MKFSKFTAERDNQRNEILFMRIALAGLVLALLANAGASLTVAGSERTILVPPEIHQSFWVSGQKVSVEYLKEMSYWYAGLALNITPHVAEYQKDQFLKYTAPSDYGRLQAEFGARTDFIRKNNTSTQFSTQAMTVDESAMKVALSGVLQTWVSDKKAAEKQTTYVIGFRYLNGRLHVSEFKETSDQDPFGTAGAITNAQVAATGTVPR; this is translated from the coding sequence ATGAAGTTCAGCAAATTCACCGCCGAGCGGGACAACCAGCGCAACGAGATCTTGTTCATGAGAATCGCGCTCGCCGGCCTGGTTCTGGCGCTGCTGGCAAATGCTGGGGCTTCGCTCACCGTGGCCGGTTCGGAGCGGACGATTCTTGTCCCCCCTGAAATTCACCAATCCTTCTGGGTGAGCGGGCAGAAGGTTTCCGTGGAGTATCTGAAGGAAATGTCGTACTGGTACGCCGGGCTCGCACTGAATATCACGCCCCATGTCGCCGAGTACCAGAAGGACCAGTTCCTCAAATACACCGCGCCCAGCGACTACGGCAGGCTACAGGCCGAGTTTGGCGCTCGGACGGATTTCATCCGCAAGAACAACACTTCGACCCAGTTCTCCACGCAGGCCATGACTGTCGACGAGTCGGCCATGAAGGTGGCGCTCTCGGGCGTGTTGCAAACCTGGGTCAGCGACAAGAAAGCCGCCGAGAAGCAGACCACCTATGTCATCGGCTTTCGTTACCTCAACGGGAGACTTCATGTATCCGAGTTCAAGGAAACCAGCGATCAGGATCCGTTCGGAACCGCCGGCGCTATTACCAATGCTCAAGTCGCTGCTACTGGCACTGTGCCTCGCTAA
- a CDS encoding DUF4400 domain-containing protein, whose protein sequence is MARRNDSGVATVLAIGVFIVVVATWVVISPAAIRSAWMKERGEVYALAGESEHVVYGQAVRGLNDSMVKDFQDFLAEAESMGKGPLGNASLSQWMRSRIEATWLWIGLLMYRLHVLIGWLVPGIPLAIVAYLDGHYIREIRKFSFVAQSPVRHKLGIRVMWVALVGLSCWLLIPVPLPALIAPVLTVSLSYSLWLWVSNLQKRL, encoded by the coding sequence ATGGCTCGGAGAAATGACTCCGGGGTTGCTACGGTACTGGCTATTGGCGTTTTCATTGTCGTCGTGGCCACGTGGGTCGTCATTTCTCCCGCCGCAATTCGGTCGGCTTGGATGAAGGAGCGTGGCGAGGTATATGCCCTTGCAGGTGAAAGTGAGCACGTGGTCTATGGTCAGGCTGTCCGTGGTCTCAACGATTCGATGGTGAAGGATTTTCAGGACTTTCTGGCCGAAGCGGAATCCATGGGGAAAGGACCCTTGGGGAACGCGAGTCTCAGTCAATGGATGCGCTCGCGTATCGAAGCGACCTGGCTATGGATAGGTCTATTGATGTACCGGTTGCATGTGTTGATCGGGTGGCTTGTCCCAGGTATTCCGCTTGCCATCGTTGCCTATCTGGATGGACATTACATTCGGGAGATACGCAAGTTCTCCTTTGTTGCCCAAAGCCCAGTCCGGCACAAGTTGGGTATTCGCGTGATGTGGGTTGCACTGGTGGGGCTCTCCTGCTGGTTGTTGATTCCGGTTCCGCTTCCAGCCCTGATTGCCCCTGTGCTGACGGTGTCTCTGTCTTATTCGCTTTGGCTGTGGGTGAGCAACCTACAGAAGCGATTGTGA
- the traA gene encoding TraA family conjugative transfer protein, which produces MQSSRNALKGALALMLLVAATGAMAGTTGTEFQSLYTWLTGLVQGYFGKAAAVAAIGLGALFSLARLNPIAILSGIGFAVFLQYAPTIASGILTATI; this is translated from the coding sequence ATGCAAAGCAGTCGTAATGCGTTGAAGGGCGCGCTCGCGCTCATGTTGCTGGTCGCGGCTACAGGCGCCATGGCGGGTACCACCGGAACGGAATTCCAGAGCCTCTACACCTGGCTCACCGGCCTCGTCCAGGGCTACTTCGGAAAGGCCGCCGCAGTCGCCGCTATCGGTCTTGGCGCACTGTTTTCTTTGGCGCGGCTGAATCCGATCGCCATCTTGTCGGGCATCGGTTTCGCGGTGTTCCTCCAGTACGCCCCGACGATCGCCTCGGGCATCCTGACCGCGACGATTTGA
- the traL gene encoding type IV conjugative transfer system protein TraL, with amino-acid sequence MDEIGYIPKSLEAQERFLWWDFDQAILFLLVMGMGVVSGAMVAGMVFGGVVAWQYGRIKTGKHPKFALHALYWWLPSWIVIRARATPPSHYRFFLG; translated from the coding sequence ATGGACGAGATCGGCTACATCCCCAAATCCCTGGAAGCGCAGGAGCGCTTCCTGTGGTGGGATTTCGACCAGGCGATCCTGTTCCTGCTGGTCATGGGCATGGGCGTCGTTTCCGGGGCGATGGTCGCCGGGATGGTCTTCGGCGGTGTGGTCGCCTGGCAATACGGGCGTATCAAGACGGGCAAGCATCCGAAGTTCGCGCTGCACGCCCTGTATTGGTGGCTGCCCAGTTGGATCGTGATTCGTGCCCGAGCGACACCGCCTTCGCACTATCGGTTCTTTCTGGGCTGA
- a CDS encoding TraV family lipoprotein, translating into MSVGQTLLVPLMLGLTGCAGMTGLDGQGGFSCKAPDGISCASLSGVYANAVQNNLPGQRPAVKPVNALNAQARIDAMAPRSGDPLRSAQKVRRVWLAPWEDDDEVLHDQSYFYMVVDSGRWQIEHSRRKATEGYRPVVPPKTFAPQSPPTGGQSLQMERASPPNGAMSPTAPPGSSARSLPSIPGEGE; encoded by the coding sequence ATGAGCGTCGGCCAGACCCTGCTCGTCCCGCTCATGCTCGGGCTGACCGGCTGTGCCGGCATGACCGGCCTGGATGGACAAGGAGGCTTTTCCTGCAAGGCGCCGGACGGGATTTCCTGCGCCTCCCTATCTGGCGTCTATGCCAATGCGGTGCAGAACAATCTGCCGGGGCAACGTCCTGCGGTCAAACCGGTCAATGCCTTGAATGCTCAGGCCAGGATCGATGCGATGGCTCCGCGCTCCGGCGATCCCTTGCGTAGTGCTCAGAAGGTGCGTCGCGTGTGGCTGGCCCCATGGGAAGATGACGACGAAGTGCTGCACGATCAGTCTTATTTCTACATGGTTGTCGATTCCGGCCGTTGGCAAATCGAGCACTCTCGGCGCAAGGCGACGGAAGGCTACCGCCCGGTCGTGCCGCCGAAGACGTTCGCACCGCAATCGCCACCAACGGGCGGACAGTCCCTGCAAATGGAGCGTGCATCGCCACCGAATGGCGCGATGTCGCCGACCGCACCACCCGGATCGTCTGCGCGGTCGTTACCGTCCATCCCTGGCGAGGGGGAGTAA
- a CDS encoding TraB/VirB10 family protein has product MANPQPSRLAGAISRLSPKHRQYLILGLGIGAFLLLVFGGVAIWDKPVQLPQGNTARPQPMPIATPGAQADPRDIWMSKSAEQMRQMEDMIQGLRQQVDTIDKKPVTVAPPVLTLPPPPVPMPAQASMLPLPPPPTPSSLSGTKEDRAAEPPPPPRPPGIASFEVSDSRVAPPEATVKADAKRDARSYVPSGSFFRAALLGGLDAPTGGQAQSNPHPILMRVQDNAFLPNRYRFKIKECLALGASHGDISSERAYIRLESLSCVRHDGKAIDVPVKGYVVGEDGKAGMRGRLVSKQGQVLANALVAGIGAGIGQAFQQSATTVSTNPLGSVGTIDPGKQFQAGIGTGVGKALDRLSQYYITLAEKMFPIIEVDAGRTVDVVFTKGFSLETESAGRDPDTYTDIWRRGREIQKKPLEPYQAN; this is encoded by the coding sequence ATGGCTAATCCGCAGCCGTCCAGACTCGCCGGAGCGATTTCCCGCCTGTCGCCAAAGCATCGGCAATACCTGATCCTCGGGTTGGGAATCGGCGCTTTCCTGTTGTTGGTATTTGGCGGCGTAGCCATCTGGGACAAGCCAGTGCAGCTCCCCCAGGGCAACACGGCACGACCGCAGCCGATGCCGATTGCCACTCCGGGTGCTCAGGCAGATCCAAGAGATATCTGGATGAGCAAGAGCGCGGAACAGATGCGGCAAATGGAGGACATGATCCAGGGCCTGCGCCAGCAGGTCGATACGATCGACAAGAAACCCGTGACCGTTGCGCCGCCTGTACTGACATTGCCGCCTCCGCCAGTTCCGATGCCGGCACAGGCATCCATGCTGCCGCTACCGCCACCGCCCACGCCGTCCTCGCTCAGTGGCACAAAGGAGGACCGCGCTGCGGAACCGCCACCGCCGCCACGCCCCCCTGGCATTGCCTCCTTTGAGGTGAGCGATTCGCGCGTGGCCCCTCCGGAAGCGACAGTCAAGGCAGATGCAAAACGCGACGCCCGCAGTTATGTGCCCTCGGGATCATTCTTCCGGGCAGCACTACTCGGTGGACTGGATGCGCCGACCGGCGGGCAGGCGCAGAGCAATCCTCACCCGATTCTGATGCGGGTTCAGGACAACGCCTTCCTGCCCAATCGCTATCGCTTCAAGATCAAAGAATGCCTGGCATTGGGTGCAAGCCATGGCGACATCAGCTCGGAGCGTGCCTATATCCGACTCGAATCACTTTCCTGCGTCCGCCACGATGGCAAGGCCATCGATGTGCCGGTAAAGGGCTATGTCGTCGGCGAGGATGGCAAAGCTGGGATGCGCGGCCGTCTGGTGAGCAAACAGGGACAGGTGCTGGCCAACGCGCTGGTTGCCGGCATCGGCGCTGGCATCGGACAAGCCTTTCAGCAAAGCGCAACCACGGTCTCCACCAATCCGCTGGGCTCCGTCGGCACCATCGATCCGGGCAAGCAGTTCCAGGCCGGTATCGGTACCGGAGTCGGCAAGGCCTTGGACCGCCTGTCCCAGTACTACATCACGCTGGCGGAAAAGATGTTCCCAATCATCGAAGTCGATGCCGGGCGCACCGTGGATGTGGTGTTCACCAAGGGATTCTCGTTGGAAACCGAATCGGCAGGCAGAGACCCCGATACCTACACCGATATCTGGCGGCGCGGCAGGGAAATCCAGAAAAAGCCGCTTGAACCCTACCAAGCCAATTGA
- a CDS encoding DsbC family protein: MNPTKPIDLEQEYDNMCIKLPMAVLGLILAVASPTTMAADESAEALSIRLKEMYPATKIERVQRSEIPSLFEVVMGKNAAYTDATGRYFVFGHLFDMKEQRDLTAERVEKAARVVFGELPLADAIKIVRGKGERVLAVFSDPDCPYCRRLESELDKLDNVTLYTFPYPLEGLHPEARDKSIAVWCAANRAQAWAELMKSGKAPASRKCDHPIERNIQLGQRLGIQGTPTLLSADGRILPGAAPKERIEQWLLEAGR; encoded by the coding sequence TTGAACCCTACCAAGCCAATTGACCTCGAACAGGAGTACGACAACATGTGCATCAAATTACCCATGGCTGTACTCGGCCTCATTCTTGCCGTCGCCAGCCCGACCACCATGGCGGCCGATGAGTCTGCCGAGGCACTCTCGATCCGTCTCAAGGAGATGTATCCGGCCACCAAGATCGAGCGGGTGCAGCGCTCTGAAATCCCGTCGTTGTTTGAAGTCGTGATGGGCAAGAACGCGGCATACACCGACGCGACCGGCCGCTATTTCGTTTTCGGGCACCTGTTCGACATGAAGGAACAGCGCGATCTGACGGCAGAACGAGTGGAGAAGGCAGCGCGAGTTGTATTTGGCGAATTGCCGCTGGCGGACGCCATCAAGATCGTGCGTGGCAAGGGCGAACGGGTGCTGGCGGTGTTCTCTGATCCGGATTGCCCATATTGTCGACGCCTGGAATCGGAACTCGACAAGCTCGATAACGTCACGCTCTATACCTTCCCCTATCCGCTCGAAGGTTTGCACCCCGAGGCCAGGGACAAGTCGATCGCCGTCTGGTGCGCGGCGAATCGCGCGCAGGCGTGGGCGGAGTTGATGAAATCGGGTAAGGCGCCAGCCAGCCGCAAGTGTGATCACCCAATCGAACGGAACATTCAGCTCGGCCAGCGTCTGGGCATACAGGGGACGCCGACCTTGCTGTCCGCCGATGGACGAATCCTGCCTGGCGCGGCACCAAAGGAGCGCATCGAGCAGTGGCTGCTGGAGGCTGGGCGATGA
- a CDS encoding type-F conjugative transfer system secretin TraK — translation MLKSLLLALCLANVSVAVLAGQTLDGSPDDGLIATMSRSEPNLIRIEGRKIRRIQGVEGEFQVTPDKDSGVAYVKPAADKSFLTLFVADDGGRHWKLNIKVADVPAETIVIRDRSRLRQEPKAIAADESRNAAIRRVMLALVRDAEPEDMIAKDVLDIVPLWNEARFVLVRTLEGALVGEKYQLTNVSTQRMVIDERELYRRGVLAVMVETLELEPGESTQIMVVLEGRDG, via the coding sequence ATGCTCAAGTCGCTGCTACTGGCACTGTGCCTCGCTAACGTCAGCGTGGCTGTGCTAGCGGGTCAAACGCTGGACGGCAGTCCCGACGATGGACTCATCGCCACGATGTCACGTAGCGAACCCAACCTGATCCGGATCGAGGGCCGGAAGATTCGGCGCATCCAGGGCGTCGAGGGGGAATTCCAGGTGACGCCGGACAAGGACAGCGGAGTGGCCTACGTGAAGCCTGCCGCAGACAAGTCCTTTCTGACCCTGTTCGTCGCCGACGATGGCGGGCGACACTGGAAGCTGAATATCAAAGTGGCCGATGTACCAGCCGAGACGATCGTGATCCGCGATCGTAGCCGCCTGCGCCAGGAGCCCAAAGCGATTGCTGCCGACGAATCGCGCAATGCCGCCATCCGTCGCGTCATGCTGGCCCTGGTACGGGATGCGGAGCCGGAGGACATGATCGCCAAGGATGTCCTGGACATCGTTCCGCTTTGGAACGAGGCACGCTTTGTTCTGGTGCGTACGCTGGAAGGCGCGCTCGTCGGCGAAAAGTACCAGCTGACCAATGTTTCCACGCAACGGATGGTGATTGACGAGCGCGAACTCTATCGCCGTGGCGTACTCGCGGTGATGGTCGAGACGCTGGAGCTGGAGCCTGGCGAATCGACCCAGATTATGGTGGTACTGGAGGGCCGCGATGGCTAA
- a CDS encoding lytic transglycosylase domain-containing protein, with protein MNRILVAAYFLLFSLSSQAHCFEQAGARYGVAPALLEAISTVESGGNPLARNLNRDGSEDLGHMQINSRWLETLAAFGIDRQKLLDPCLNTYVGAWILAQNIRRHGYGWEAIGAYNARSPAKRNAYSHRVAARLISWRS; from the coding sequence ATGAATCGCATTCTGGTCGCAGCCTACTTTCTGCTGTTTTCGCTTTCAAGCCAAGCCCATTGTTTTGAACAGGCCGGGGCGCGCTATGGCGTTGCTCCAGCATTGCTGGAAGCTATTTCGACCGTCGAGTCCGGCGGAAATCCCCTGGCGCGGAATTTGAACCGGGACGGCAGTGAAGATCTCGGTCACATGCAAATCAACAGTCGATGGCTGGAGACTCTTGCCGCCTTCGGAATCGATCGACAGAAGCTGCTTGATCCCTGCCTCAACACTTATGTTGGCGCCTGGATACTTGCGCAAAACATTCGCCGGCATGGATACGGTTGGGAGGCAATAGGGGCCTATAACGCACGCTCACCGGCCAAGCGTAACGCCTATTCCCATCGGGTAGCGGCACGACTCATCTCATGGCGATCCTGA
- a CDS encoding OmpA family protein yields MAILMRMLGIGSVFALAGCSTAPELPASDQIRHGIGWIDRQFATCAGANCPRPTQKTLAVIERSRNATSVSPQPPLDPALSSPLTSEQTDEHVINFDFGKSHLTEAGARKMNALLPDAKKSIRIEVVGRTDDVGTRAFNDRLARQRADTVRDWLVRHGISAPVKVEAAGMCCYVESSRTEAARRQNRRAEIRLVHLVAKRDVVSSSNNKGVQ; encoded by the coding sequence ATGGCGATCCTGATGCGCATGCTGGGCATCGGATCGGTATTCGCCCTGGCGGGCTGTAGTACTGCACCCGAACTTCCGGCATCGGACCAGATCCGTCATGGCATTGGCTGGATAGATCGCCAATTCGCGACGTGCGCAGGGGCAAATTGTCCCCGTCCCACCCAAAAGACTTTGGCCGTCATCGAGCGATCCAGAAATGCGACCAGCGTTTCGCCGCAACCACCACTTGATCCGGCACTTTCGTCGCCGCTGACAAGTGAGCAGACCGATGAGCATGTCATCAACTTCGATTTTGGAAAGAGTCATCTGACCGAGGCAGGGGCAAGGAAGATGAATGCTCTTCTGCCTGATGCAAAGAAATCGATCCGTATCGAAGTCGTCGGTCGCACCGATGACGTTGGCACCCGAGCGTTCAATGATCGTCTGGCGAGGCAACGTGCCGACACCGTCAGGGATTGGCTCGTCCGACACGGAATTTCGGCACCGGTCAAGGTGGAAGCTGCGGGCATGTGTTGCTACGTCGAGAGTTCTCGTACCGAAGCAGCCCGCCGTCAGAACCGGCGCGCGGAAATCCGTTTGGTGCATCTCGTTGCAAAGCGGGATGTGGTCAGCAGCAGTAACAACAAGGGAGTGCAATGA
- the traC gene encoding type IV secretion system protein TraC, with product MGFADILREAFLPERDAEADRLPRHLLQEISRMPRLSGILPYLAWQEDTRLFALDQGGFGEREEHAIGFCIETLPQTGANDEMEKVLASLFVSCPPGTGIQVSLYGSPHILPTLKNQANLLPASAIDSDDEGIQRRHGNIFRLLARRRIDHYLKGTSESIFGHQTYLLRDFRSVISVTLPLDPELPADVDEALRIRESIHATLKSAHLPGQDWGPDELLNFVGDFFDHSRLHSGGAVTPIVWNADQPLRKQISNLEIASRVGDSDIRFRKAGGDESVLQLFSVRQYPRYFRLSGMNYLIGDPYQLALAMPCPFIITMGAVALDYESARTRAQMKAARATQSAGSYLAHFQPDLQERKRDWDMVLKTFDSGRTVVGMYHQVCLVSRVAEASRCEHSVRAVWRARGFDLTKDFYLQHQALTATMPMTLTPALQSDLRQFGRINTKTADNAVMTSPLIAEWKGTQTPVMTLFGRRGQIIGFDLFDNTGGNFNFAVAALSGSGKSVFVNEMTYRYLGAGAKVWIIDVGRSYKNLCELLDGEFIEFSDERQNTICLNPFSMIIDINADMEMVLPLLAQMASPREPLDNYGYTALGSAIKRVWDAKGRSATITDIYELLQTGRLSSEGEYERDLSRLATALEPYTRHGVYASYFEGDANIQFDKDFVVLELEELKSKKDLQSVVMQLIMYRITQEMYRDRSRRKLVIIDESWDLMGSGSSGSFIEAGYRRARKYGGAFGTITQSVDDYYKNEATKAAINNADWLFLLRQKAENIERLGKEGKLSLDEWLKRQLGSVSTEHGNFSEIYIHSPMGSGLGRLLLDPFSMLVYSTRAEDYEAIKRLRDQGLSVTEAIEQLVAQRAT from the coding sequence ATGGGGTTCGCTGACATCTTGAGAGAGGCATTCTTGCCCGAACGGGATGCGGAAGCCGATCGTTTGCCAAGGCATCTGCTGCAGGAAATATCACGGATGCCTCGCCTGAGTGGAATTCTTCCCTATCTCGCCTGGCAGGAGGACACACGACTCTTCGCACTGGATCAGGGAGGCTTTGGGGAGCGTGAGGAACACGCCATCGGCTTTTGCATCGAGACGCTGCCGCAGACCGGTGCCAATGACGAAATGGAGAAGGTTCTGGCCAGTCTCTTCGTGTCCTGTCCACCTGGCACCGGTATTCAAGTCTCGTTGTATGGCAGTCCGCACATCCTGCCCACGCTGAAGAATCAGGCCAACTTGCTACCAGCCTCTGCGATTGATTCCGATGACGAGGGTATTCAGCGTCGGCACGGCAACATCTTCCGCCTGCTGGCGCGCCGCCGGATCGATCACTACCTGAAAGGCACGAGCGAATCGATCTTTGGCCACCAGACCTATTTGCTGCGTGATTTTCGGTCTGTCATCTCGGTCACATTGCCGCTCGATCCCGAACTACCGGCCGATGTGGATGAAGCCCTGCGCATTCGGGAAAGCATTCACGCCACCCTGAAGTCAGCTCATTTGCCTGGTCAGGACTGGGGTCCGGATGAACTTCTCAATTTTGTCGGGGACTTCTTCGATCATTCACGACTGCATTCCGGGGGAGCAGTGACGCCAATCGTCTGGAATGCTGATCAGCCGCTGCGTAAGCAGATTTCCAACCTGGAAATCGCTTCGCGGGTGGGCGATAGCGACATCCGTTTTCGTAAGGCCGGCGGAGATGAGTCCGTCCTGCAGCTGTTTTCGGTGCGCCAGTACCCACGGTACTTCCGACTGTCAGGCATGAACTATCTGATCGGCGATCCCTACCAGTTGGCTCTGGCGATGCCCTGTCCCTTCATCATCACCATGGGAGCCGTGGCGCTGGACTACGAGTCGGCACGTACCCGGGCGCAGATGAAGGCCGCGCGGGCGACCCAGAGTGCAGGCTCCTATCTCGCTCATTTCCAGCCCGATCTTCAGGAACGCAAACGCGACTGGGACATGGTGCTGAAGACGTTCGACAGCGGGCGCACCGTGGTCGGGATGTATCACCAGGTGTGCCTGGTTTCGCGGGTGGCGGAAGCTTCGCGCTGCGAGCATTCCGTGCGTGCCGTCTGGCGTGCCCGCGGCTTTGACCTGACCAAGGATTTTTACCTCCAGCATCAGGCGCTGACTGCAACCATGCCGATGACACTGACCCCGGCACTACAAAGCGACCTGCGTCAGTTCGGACGAATCAATACCAAAACTGCCGACAACGCGGTGATGACATCGCCGTTGATCGCCGAGTGGAAGGGTACGCAAACGCCGGTCATGACCCTGTTCGGGCGACGCGGCCAGATCATTGGCTTCGATCTGTTCGACAACACGGGCGGCAATTTCAACTTTGCCGTCGCGGCGCTCTCTGGTTCCGGCAAGTCGGTGTTCGTCAATGAAATGACTTATCGCTACCTAGGCGCAGGCGCGAAGGTCTGGATCATTGACGTTGGTCGTTCCTACAAGAACCTGTGCGAATTGCTGGACGGCGAGTTCATCGAATTCTCCGACGAGCGACAGAACACGATCTGCCTCAACCCGTTCTCCATGATCATCGATATCAACGCCGACATGGAGATGGTTTTGCCGCTGCTGGCGCAGATGGCCAGTCCGCGCGAACCGCTCGACAACTACGGCTATACGGCGCTGGGTTCCGCCATCAAGCGCGTCTGGGATGCCAAAGGGCGCTCGGCCACGATCACCGATATCTACGAGCTGCTCCAGACCGGTCGCCTTTCCAGCGAAGGCGAATACGAGCGGGATCTGAGTCGTTTGGCGACGGCGCTGGAACCTTATACCCGCCACGGTGTGTATGCGAGTTACTTCGAGGGCGATGCCAACATTCAGTTCGACAAGGATTTCGTCGTGCTCGAACTGGAGGAACTGAAGTCCAAGAAAGATCTGCAATCGGTGGTGATGCAACTCATCATGTACCGGATCACCCAGGAGATGTACCGCGACCGATCTCGGCGCAAGCTGGTCATCATCGACGAAAGCTGGGATTTGATGGGCTCGGGGTCAAGCGGCAGCTTTATCGAGGCCGGCTATCGGCGCGCCCGCAAGTATGGCGGAGCCTTCGGCACGATCACCCAGTCGGTCGACGACTACTACAAGAACGAAGCGACCAAGGCCGCCATTAACAATGCCGACTGGCTGTTCTTGCTGCGCCAGAAAGCGGAGAACATCGAGCGGCTGGGCAAGGAAGGGAAGCTCTCCCTCGACGAGTGGCTGAAACGCCAGCTTGGCTCAGTCAGTACCGAGCATGGAAACTTCTCCGAAATCTACATTCATTCGCCGATGGGGTCCGGCCTTGGGCGTCTCCTGCTCGATCCCTTCTCAATGCTGGTTTATTCGACACGCGCTGAAGATTACGAGGCGATCAAACGTCTGCGTGATCAAGGATTGTCTGTGACGGAGGCCATCGAACAACTGGTAGCCCAACGTGCAACCTGA